The Papaver somniferum cultivar HN1 chromosome 6, ASM357369v1, whole genome shotgun sequence genome segment ATATCACTCGGTTTCGACATTTCGCAATGGATTTCCATGAGGACGTTAAAGAAGATGCACTAGTGGAGATCCGCGTACGAGGAATTATACCGTGTTTCAAGAAAAGCCTAGTGAACTTCCGATTCCGAACTTTTGTCGAGCTGGAAGAAGCCGCAGCGAAGATCGCCGATTGTGTTGAAGAAAGCAACTCGGATTATGTCTGGCACAACGTAGACAACACTGTCTCAACAACACCAAGGAACACCCGCGCAAACAACAACAAAGAAGGCTGGGGAGCTCAAACAAACCAGTCATACAGGGACCAACCGCTTCCTTCCCCGTTTCCTTACAGTAAAGAGCAGATCATCAGACTCTTGGAGCAGTGGGTAGCGAATAAAGAAATTCATCTGCCTTCAACAAGGGCGGATCCCAGCGATATTCAGAAGAGCAATTCCAGGTACTGTCACTTCCGTCGCAGAGTACAACACCCCACGGTTGACTGCTATAACCTAAGAAGAATATTTCATAAGAAACTGGAAGTGGGCGAAATCGAAATAGGGGATTCCGAGTGAGGAAAAGCAACTCAAAATCAGGTAATGATGCTTTCTCATGATCCCAGCGGAAAAGAATGGCAACCCTGGGAATAAAAGGACGAAGAAGCATGCGAGGTCACCATAGAAGGCTGCGCATTTACAAACACAGATGAGGTTGTTAGAAAATTCACGGGCACAGTGTTGGCCCAGCAGTTTTTTGACTCGCTGGGTTTTAGTGAGGATCAAAGCAGGGAAGCGTCCAAAGCTATTGCAGCAATTGCGGCAGGAAATCCCTACGATTACCTCCCCAAAGAAGCTATCATATTCACAGACGAGGATATTTGCTATCCGGAAGAGCACCTTAGACCCATGTATCTGACCGCGCATATCAATAAGATTCCTTTGAAGAGGGCCTTCATGGATGGGGGCACATCTCTAAATTTAATCTCTATATACACACTAGACCTTCTCGGGGTGCTGCAGTCGGCAGTCAAAATGCGAACCACAACGGTGAAAGGATTCAGAGGACATACTCAGACGACCATCGGGATCGTCCATTTGGTTATGAAGATTGGTCCCATTCGCGGGCTTACCCCTTTCTATGTACTGGAAGACGACACGACGTTCCATGTACTTCTAGGACGAGGGTGGTTACTCAACCATAAAGTGGTAGCGTCAACGTACCATCAGTGTGTCAAGACTAACATAGGAGGAAGGCAATTTCGGATACCAGCAACAAGCCATTCCTTTGACCTGGAAGAAGCTTACATGGCAGATGCGGTTTTTTATGATTTGGCTAAGGAGGTGTATGAAATCCCCGAGGTAAAATTTACCCCGATACCAAAATGGAGTGAGGAAGAGAAGACAGAGCCAACCAAGTCAGTCGTCAGCACGTCCAGAATGACGTTCCCATAGGAAAGAAAGCGGAAACACGAAGATCAACCTAGGTTCCAGCGTTTCTCAAGACCAGATGAGGGGCACGTGTACCACTTATAGCAATTAACCTATGGAGCATCTACAAGCACGCAAAACTTCGACACACCCGACGTAGAGGCCCCCTCAGACGATCAAAACCTACGCGAGCTACCATACAATaaaattgatgatgaagaattacAGGAACTACTTAATGCGAGCACACAACCTACAGAAGAACGGGCTCCTAAAAACCTCACCATGGATGATGTTGAAGAAATTAATATCAGAACAGAAGATGATAAGCGACCGATCATGATCAGTAAAAGTTTGGACGAGAAAGAAAGGTAAGCATTGATCGCCTTACTCAGGGAATACAGAGATGTTTTCgcttatgattatgatgaaatgTCGGGTCTAGACAGCAGCCTCGTAGCTCATAACCTTGGGGTGTCTCCTGAATTCCAGACGATAAAACAAAGAAGTAGAGAGTTCCCGAGGGCAACCACCCTCGCAATAAAGGAAGAAGTGGAACGCCTGTTGAAATCCAAGTTCATCAGACCTATTCAGCACCCGACCTGGTTAGCCAAAATCTTCCCAGtggtgaagaagaatgaaaaGATCCGGTGCTGCGTGGACTATAGGGATCTCAATCGGGCCTGTCCCAGTGACGATTTCCCACTGCCCAACATCGACTTAACGCTGGACGCGACTGGAGGCAAGACGCGCTTCTCTTTGGCCAAATAGGATGCAAAGAAGACTGCCTTCCAAACTCCATATGGGAACTTCTACTACGTAGTTATGCCCTTCGGGCTAAAGAACGTCGGTGCCACGTATCAGCGTGCCATGACATCCATATTCCATCATCTACTACATCATATggtggaagtatatgtggatgacatcGTAGTTAAGACTCCAGAGACTGAGAGTCACGAATCTCATCTAAAGAGGTCTTCGAAAGATGTAGGAAGTACCAACTCAAGATGAACCCGCTCAAGTGCGCCTTTGGGGTTACATACGAAAAATTCTTGGGATTCGTTATAACTGATGAAGGGATTCGGGTGAATCCAAGTAAGGTCGAGGCGATCATGACCATGACACCTCCGACTAATGCCAAATAGATCCAGGCGTTTATAGGGCGGATATCGTATATACGACGCTTCGTGCCTGGTTTGGCTCAGATAATGTCGGCGTTCTTGCCCTTACTAAGGAAAGGGACCGTCTTCAAATGGGAAGAAACTCAACAGGTTGCGTTTGAAAAACTAAACCAGTGCCTCGTCAGCCCCCAAGTTCTCAAACCACCAATAAAGGGAGTGCCTCTTTACTTATACACGGCGTTCACAAGATCAGCCATAGGGGCAGTCCTGGCACAAGATATGGGAGGAAATGAATTATCACCCATCTACTACGTGAGTCGGGTTTTAAGGGACGCAGACATGAGATACCCACGAGTAGAACAAGCATGACTAGCCCTCATCCACGCAACACAAAAATTAAGTCCATACCTCCTGACACATAAGATGATCATTGTGGTCGCGGCAAACCCCATAGCCTATCTCGCCTCTAAGCCCATCTTGACTGGGAGAACGGCCCGATGGCCGTTGTAAAAATCAGAATTCAAACTCGACTATCAGCGACCTAAAGGAGTACGAGGGCAATCCATAGCTGACCTAATGGCTATGTTTCCTGGAGAAGGAGATGACGAGATTCATGACCAGGTGTCGGGAGAGGTAGCTGCCGCTGATATTAACAAGCCTTGGACCATGTTTTTCGATGGATCGTCATATGATACTGTCGGAGGATCCGGAGTAGTGTTCGAAGCACCACAAGGAGAATTGTTTTCGTATTCATTCAAGTTGGACTTTCCTTGTAGTAACAATGTGGCTGAATATGAAGCTTTGATCTTAAGGCTCAGAATGGCAAAGGAGCTCGGCTTGGGAGGCGTCGAAATAAAAGGCGACTCAAGGTTGGTAACTAATCAAGTCAACGGGGATTTCCACGTCAAGGAGCCACATTTAGCTCTGTATCGAGCAGAGGCCCAAAACCTGATAAGTCAGACAGGGTCGACCTTAGATCATACAGGCAGAGGCAAGAATAAACACGCAGATTCCCTGACAACACTATCTAGAAATATGCAATTGAATGATAAGGAGGAGGGCACGGTAATATTTAAGAGGAATGAGTTGCCCGGCACCTGGAAATAAGATATGGCATTCGAGGAGGTGGATGATTGGAGGCGGACTTACATCGACGATCTAACCAAAATGGAAGAGGATCGTGTAATACCTACCCTAACTCTGAAGCAATTCATATTGATCCAAGGATCTCTTTACTATAGAGCAACATGGGGAGCCCTCGCCAGATGCGTAAATAAGAGAGAAGCGGAAAAATACTTCAGGAGCTGCACGCGACGACATGTGGGAaaacttcagcggttcatctaTACAGAAAGCTTCAGAGGACAGGGGTATACTAGCCTAGTATTCAGCGTAAGCAGCGTCCCTCCAAGACAATTGTGCTGATTGCCAAGACCCACCACAACCCACCGAAGTCTGCACAACCGACGGGTAGATTGGAGACAACCATATGTGGATTTCATCAAAAATGGCAAATTACTCAGTGACAGGTAGGCGTCcctaaaaatccaaaagaaagcgGCGAGTTTTTTCATGCATGAGGGGATTCTCTACTGCAGAAGCTATAACAATGCTATGTTAAGCTGCTTATCGGACAAGGAGGCCGCTAAAGTAATGACTCGGTACCACAATGCAGAACATTAAGGGATGCGGAAGTTGTTTCTACAGCTCTATGAAGGCGGGTTTTATTGGCCCACTATGGAAAGCGATACCGCAGAACATGTGAGAAGATTCCTCAACTACCAAATACACAAAGACCTAATCAGAACCCCCACCACCCTGCTTCATAGCGTGGTAACACCATGGCCGTTCCACAGTTTGGATTTAGACATTATAGGGCAGATCAACCCGATGTCCTCGAAGCGCCACAAGTACATAATAACCGCCACCGAGTACACTACGAAATGGGTCGAATCGATACCTCTCAAAGACTATGCCGGGGCAACTATTGCAAGATTTATCAGAGAATACATTATTTGCAGATTTGGCGCGCCCATGATTATCAGGGCGGATAATGCAAAGTCGTTTGTAAACAAGGATGTAATAGATTTGCTACGCCAATATAATGTGAGTCTTCATACGTCAACCCCTTACTATCCTCAAGGAAACGGGCAAGCCGAGGTGAGAAATAAGACGTTCATCCGGATATTGAGCAGGATAGTGGAAGGCCACCACAGAGAGTGGCACAAACAGTTCCCGCTCGCGGTATGGGCATATACAATCTCGAAATGGAGTTCCACGGGGGCGTCGCCATATTCTCTGGTCTATGGGGAGGACGCAATTTTACTGGCGGATATTGCAATTCCATCTTCGTGGGTAGCAATGGCTAGCCATACGACACCAGATGAAGTAAGCCGCTTTGCCCATTTAGATACAATAGAGGAGAGGAGAGCCCGGGCGGAACGATTTGCTGAGGCGTACAGGAAGCGCACAACGAAATATTATAATCAGAACGTAAAGGAAAGGAGATTCGAGGTATACGATTTGGTCCTTAAGATTGCTCCTCACATGCAAATAAATTCTAGTGCAGGGAAATTCGCTGGGAAGGACCCTTCAGAGTAAGGAAGGTAGCAGAAAGCGGATATTACAAGTTCGGATGCATGAATGGCACAAAGGTCAAGTCACCCATCAACGGTAAATGGCTAAAGAAGTTTTATGCATAAGCAGATCAATGTAAAACTCTTGTTTCGAATAAAAGCCGATTTTGATATATGATTCTTAACGACTAACAAAGATCGCGGGGACGCCAATGACACCTGATCGATtgacaaaaggctgcgggaatTCCAATGGCCCGATCGGCCgataaatttactaaaggttgcaggaaaGCCAAtgacgcctgatcgactgacaaaaggttgcgggaatgccaatggcgcccgatcgactgacaaaaggctgcgagaatgccaatggcacccgatcggctgATAAATTTACTAAAGGATGCAGGgatgccaatggcgcctgatcgactgacaaaaggttgagGGAATgtcaatggcgcccgatcgactgacaaaaggctgcgggaatgccaatggcgcccgaccggctgacaaatttactaaaggttgcaggaatgccagtggcgcctgatcgactgacaaaaggttgtgggaatgccaatggcgcccgatcgacagATAAAAGGCTGctggaatgccaatggcgcccgatcggctgacaaatttactaaaggatgcgagaatgccaatggcgcccgatcgactgatggtgaggttttaaaagaacctacaactacacctgcaagtatacagggttgttgtagataggtggagtaagaaagggtttgtctTCAGGGACAAGGTAGGTGCAGCTTGGAAACTATGGTCTCACTACAACTGATTTCAgaacaagaagtaacacaaatagggggttttgtttgccgatacgtctagatgttggttatgtaacacaaaatagaaaCCAAGAATGCATATTAAAGGGCACTAGGGAAATCGAATCCACCACATAATCTCAGCTAAGTCAGTTCAgtttcaataatgttcttgtccctttttatggacaccggacaagatgcaagtctgccgtttatccagggtctcaatggatggattaatatcaactaagccaactaactaatccctagtattagctgtcttctcacagtacaactaatcacagatcaatttgataacttagataattaaacttttcctaagatggatattctaatcgcaattagggtatctttccaaagcactaactgtcttttcagggtacaattagtcaagggatcaataacagacaatgaagcatgaattgcagcatattcatcacagaagtattctaactacaatggatgcatgacatacactgtgaaagtaaaatgatgaagagctcagattatatttatcctaaacaagtaaagcacaacaagaacaatatcagaaacatgaatcaaacttagcagtaaattaatggtttcatctcaactctagcaaaagtaattagaacatgatgaacacaatatactactacagcttggtgcacggctaatccgggcatatcCAATCTCACACCCAAGACGTCAATTTATACATATAACAACTTCCCCCCAAAACCcctaaaacagtgaaattagggtttaccaaaaattgaaattaagttttacctaatcactgaaaacacttgagagcttTGACCCATGCTTCCTCCTCGTCTTCTCCTGCTTTTCCCATGCTGTGATTACAACTCTATtccgacctaatttatcaatttcacctctagggttcctgacatgggtgaggcgtgaaattgagagaTTAGGAGGCCATAAAGTTGGTTAAAGTGGTAATAATGATGGGTGTAGTGATGGgttagtgatttgagagctcgagtggtggtggttgaggcggcaggaagttggtggtggagcaggtggtggttctgctgtgaagagaaggaaagggggaagaagaagaagaagttgggtTCGATGGGATTAGGGTTAGGATGTGTTTGGTTTGGAGTGAAATAGATTTGGGTGTtgtggtgttgagcgggatcatcaagttttgatgattggtgaggggaatccgtaggatgagaagatgatggattgatccaacgacgcgatggaaatgggtttggggcgATCGTTGGATGtgatatacatcaaaactgacggtccaagatggagttaggtactatgatgttagaCAGGAACTTCAAAGCTCGATGTACCCTGATGAAGtgaccgttagatgatggaatggatccaatctgacggttaagaagggaaacgggtttgggttttgaatttaggcttaggaaatggatttgagtaaggtttttgggccttgggtatgccaagcccatatcttctttaaggacaattcttcctcttcaagcccacttgtagttgatccggctcttccaaacatcattcttcgctgcctttctgcgggagtctttgctgttaatttgctcttttcgctccgtgagttaaccaggctttatttagtacctaaaaatgcaaaattaattgagaaaagtatttattcttgaaaacaacgaaaacaccgaatatgggataaaatggagcgttaatgcacaaatgatgagttaaatgccaataaaaaggtgcaaatatatacaatatttggaacTCATCAactgacaaaaggctgcgggaatgccaatggcgcccgatcggctgacaaatttactaaaggttgcgggaacgccaatggcgccGGATCGAATGACAATAGGCCGCGGGAATGCAAAAGacgcccgatcggctgacaaactTACTAAAAGACACAGGAATGTAAACGGGGGAGTAGCCGCGTTCTACACACATTCCGACCTACGGATCCCCATCAAATAAAAAATAGGGGAGAGTATGCGCGTTTAACATACTTCCCGCCCTTCCAGTTCCCTGTTGAGAAAAACGGAGGGAGAATAGgtgcgtttaacatacatcccgccctcccaaCCCCCATTGAGAAAAACAAAGGGGGAGTAAGCGCGTTTCACAAACATCCCGCCCTCCGGACCCCCCATCAAATAAAAAAGAGGAGAGGGTATGCgtgtttaacatacatcccgccctcccaGTTCCCTGTTGAGAAAAACAGAGAGGGAGTAGGCGCATTTAACATACATCCCTCCTCCTAACCCCCATTGGGAAAAacagagggggagtaggcgcgtttcacaaACATCCCACCCTCCGGACCCCCATCAAATAAAaaagaggggggagtaggcgtgtttcaCAAACATCCCGCCCTCAGGACCCCCATCAAATAAAAAAGAGGGGAGAGtgggcgcgtttaacatacatctcgCCCTCCCAGTTCCCTGTTGAGAAAAATAGAAGAGGAGTATGCGCGTTTCACATACATCCCTCCCTCCCAGTTCCCTGttgagaaaaacagagggagagtaggcgcgtttaacatacatcccgccctcccaaCCCCCATTAAGAAAAACGAAGGGGGAGTaagcgcgtttaacatacatcccgccctcccaaTCCCCGCTAAAAGAAATGAGGGGGGAGGGGAAGAGAGGGTAAATATGCTTTATCACACGTTTCTACCCAGTTTCCCTGTTAAAGGGGGATGGAATAAGCATATCCTTAATTAAACTCTCACAAATAGAGGAAGAAAAGGAAGGAAGACGGAGTGAAATACACTATATAGAATAAATACCCGAGTACAGaggaaagctaaaaaaaaaaagagaactaATTAAACCTAAAGACAACAAGTCATCTGTCACTCATTTATCGTCTGGTAGTAACTTGCGACAATGATAAATGTTTGCATCTACGGACTGCACCATTAAGAACGCTTCCTCACGCTGATCAATAGCAGTAGCCAATGTATAATCTGCTTCATTAGCCAATTCAGCGAGCTCCTTTATTTCGCTGGGAACCTTTGATTTACAAGCAGTGGCTAACATTTCCTCTCGACCATGATAAATCGCACACATTTTGTCCACCTGCACCACCCGAGAAGCCAACAACATATCTATCTCCCCCCTCAAAAGGACCAAACGCCTCAATTCACCAGGGATATCGAAGGAGCGAACAAGTGCAGAGACCGCTGCAAGGGTTAAAGTATACCCGTGCAAGTGAGGGGAATCCCACTCAGATATAGATAGACGGCAGTCAGCTATGGCTTGATCTATATTGGACATCATCACAACGGACTCTTCAAAGAGCTGATCGGCAGCTTGGCGGATCTTAACTGTCTCGTCTAACGCACGGCGGAATTGGACGTATACGCCCCCCTTCGCTCGAACCCTTTCAGCCATCTGGAATGTATCGTATTGATCAGAAAATTGGGCCCGTTTGGCATCCCTGTCAATCTCCCTCAGCGCCTTGAGCGCTTCAATCTCCGCTTTTACTAGCAAAAtccttgcgagttcctcctttttaTATCGAGGGTCAACAAGCGAGGGTATCGGCGCCAGCGAGAGTATGTAACCATGAAGAACATATGCCATTTAGAGCAAAAGAAAGAAGCAGACAAGTTGGATCTCAAAGAAGCTAAAATTGCATATTTGATAGAGAATCAGGAAAGCATGAACGATTACAACGACCGCAAAATCATGACTGGCACGTGGACAGCATCGAAAAGGAGTCGTACTTCgataaatattaaaaatatatatataatatatataataataaacatatactaaaaaaaattagTCTTCCAATAACGAACGGCAGCGAGCAATGTCTACGTCCAGAGACTCCACCATCAGGCGACTATCGCTGACTTGTACGTCATCCAAGCGCAAATCTTGATCAGCCTTGTGAACTCGTTTAGTAATAGCCTGAATGATCTTGTCCTCGGCCCCAGCCCCTTGGGCAAGTGAAAGGATATCCTCGTGTTCATCATATTCTCTACGTGTTTTGTCTCGGTGGAATGAACGAAGAGTCCACAACGTTCCCGCTTCCTCCATTAGAACAAGCAGACGCGCTAGTTCGTCCTCAACATAAGGATGAGTTACAAGTAAAGTGGTCGTTTTTAAGACCAGAGTGTGACCAAGGAGTGGCCGCATCACTAGGTTGGAAATCCAGAGGCGACAATCTGAAATAGCCCGGTATATTGTAGCCATCATCGCCAAGGAATATGCATACAACTAATTAGCCACGCCATGTGCCGTAGCGGCATCATTCAGGGCGTGTTGAGTCTCTGATGACACCCGACCCGCTGGCTCCGTGTATAACTCGGTTTGATAAGCTTCAGACACCTCCCTAAACTTAGTATTCGCGCCATGCCTGTTAGCAATTCTCCGCTCCCGTAACGCTTCGATTTCAGCCTTCACAAGTAGCAGACGCTTCAGTTCGTCATGCTTGAACATCACAGAGGTTTATGCAGGAATAGATGCTAAGACTAGCACGTACCCATGGAGAGAGTCAGCCATGCAAGTCGAGTAGCCCACAAAAGGAGGAAAAAAGAAGAGATTAAGACATACGATGAGAAGGTACCggttgatcatatatatatatatatatatgagagatAGACACCATTCACGAGGCAGTAACCGACGATCTTCCCCATGTACAAAGACATGCGTATGTTGACTCAATCATATAAGTGTGACTATAAGGTTATCTTACGACTAAcctcatagtcaggggactaatattgatacatgaaaaataattccccTTAACCAGGTTAGGGCACCCCAAAGAGGGGAAAGGCCACACATAGAACACGGGGACTTGGGGACTacggcccaagtccaccaaagaagtatccatgagttggaagggacaatgaaggaattaacaaagaagaaggaggttatattagagAAGTGATGGCattagtaattaaggaggtttaggacacatggcaagatgtcataaaaataaagggcttttggaaagtctatataagaaaggacaggatacaatggaaagacaattcTTCcccatactattctaagaaaagtgaggtcattttggtagactaggacgggtagaacctaacgaGAATTCTGGTATTAACAATAATGAGAGAATGTTAAATATTAATCCTATAGAAATGTTCAGCATATCTTGAACACTTTCGATCAAGGTAATGAAGTATTCAAATTTTAAGGATATTTTAGAAAAACGTCGGATGATTCTTTTTCTAGGAAACACCAGTTCGTTGAGGAGTACCTTATTGATCATTAAGATCGAGGGATTTTCATTGACCTCCAGATATGGctacaaaaacaaatgaaaataacaAAAGTTTACTACTAATCATAGttgactagaaaataataaggtaataatcaaacaaacaaaacctCACACAAAATTTTTTCGccaaatcatgaatttttctgaATACTTTGGTTGTGAATCCACTACCAAATGCCCTTTTAAGCTCAAGTAATTCGTTACCGATCTTGAGGTTTCCCTTATACACGTATAGGAATAAGAAACAATTTAAAGAGTTTGGTTCATTCCATATTTAATGTACTGTATATATATTTCTACAAGTACTAGCCATAATCACCTTCTGTAGTATCTTCTTCGACAAGTGGATTATCTTTGGATCTTTTAGGACGAAGACCCATGAGGTCTACAAAAATTAGCCTTACACTCTTGCCTGCCTGTGGATGATTCAACTTCATAATAATGATGAAACGTGACCAGCTATGATAACATAAACATAGCTATATATTACCTATACAAAAATTAGTCTTCCTCGTTGTCATCTCGCGCGTTTTCGATTATTACCTCGttgaggttaaccatatgattgtCCGCCGCGTTTACACTAGTACTTGCCCGGTGTGTCATGCTGGACAAGAGACAAGTCTCCTGGTGTGATCGCCAACTATTTTAGGGGTAATTTTGTATTAGGCTAAGTTATCCTAGTCATAGAAAATACTACACCCTTTCCCAAAGAAGTAAGCGAGAGAAGCTCTTTTTCGTAGTACTATTTATCTCCCTTTCATAGTACTATTTATTTCCTAACTCCCACTTTCATGACACATGTCCTTGGAATTCCCTTATTTACCAATATTGTCATTCCTCTCCAAATAACCTTAGACTTCTCTCCAATTCCTCCTTTATCCCTCCATATCCATGGATATGCTCATggggacttgggcttagtcctcAAGTCCCCATGTCATTCCATGGGTCTGGACCCTTTCTAAGTGTGGCCTCCCTTATCTGTGGGTAATTATTTTTTAGGTATCAACAATAGGCAAAACATTGCACAATTCACTTCTAGTGATCACAAATTATTAGTTGTTGATAGGTTTTTTGATTAATTTACCTAACAACCCTAACCTTTTTTCCTTTATACAATAAGAGAAAGATTCATCAAGCAAAATAAGAAGCTAGATTGTTTATATCCTCCAATATTGTAGAAGCAATAAAACTCGAAGGATAGTGAAACTTGactttaaaaaaatttaacatgTCGCGCTAATTTTTCAGCAGGGTTATTGCATACCCGTATAATATAGTTGCGGGTCCATAATGGGATAACTGC includes the following:
- the LOC113290955 gene encoding protein NYNRIN-like, with product MRKLFLQLYEGGFYWPTMESDTAEHVRRFLNYQIHKDLIRTPTTLLHSVVTPWPFHSLDLDIIGQINPMSSKRHKYIITATEYTTKWVESIPLKDYAGATIARFIREYIICRFGAPMIIRADNAKSFVNKDVIDLLRQYNVSLHTSTPYYPQGNGQAEVRNKTFIRILSRIVEGHHREWHKQFPLAVWAYTISKWSSTGASPYSLVYGEDAILLADIAIPSSWVAMASHTTPDEVSRFAHLDTIEERRARAERFAEAYRKRTTKYYNQNVKERRFEVYDLVLKIAPHMQINSSAGKFAGKDPSE